Proteins encoded by one window of uncultured Celeribacter sp.:
- the mgtE gene encoding magnesium transporter, with protein sequence MVEEETQIEDEAEQDDGYALSAKALSAILYAVDTGDRAKLIELMEPLHAADIADMLEQVNAFDRRRLILLYGAEFDGEILSELDEGIRDEVIHVLRPDVLAEAVRDMESDDVVDLVEDLDEEAQEAILATLEDADRVAVQQSLSYPEYSAGRLMQREVVMAPEHWSVGQAIDFMRKSESLPEDFYHVVLIDPKMHAVGHVTLGKILGAPRAQPLTELLEPGFRTFRVDESETDVAYAFNQYHMIAAPVVDADERVVGVITIDDAMNVLDEEHEEDIMRLAGVGEGSLADRVMDTVKQRIPWLAVNLVTAILASLVIAQFEDTIAQFVALAVLMPIVASMGGNAGTQALTVAVRAIATRDLTGANVWRVIRREVLVGLANGIVFAVIMGAVGILWFGSPELGAVIGAAMVINLVIAGLAGIGIPVVLERLGVDPALASGAFVTTVTDVVGFFAFLGLAGVVLL encoded by the coding sequence ATGGTCGAAGAAGAGACGCAGATTGAGGATGAGGCCGAACAGGATGACGGCTACGCGTTGAGTGCCAAAGCACTCAGCGCCATTCTCTATGCAGTCGATACCGGCGATCGGGCCAAGCTCATCGAGCTTATGGAGCCGCTGCACGCGGCCGACATCGCCGACATGCTCGAACAGGTGAATGCCTTTGATCGGCGTCGGCTGATTCTGCTCTATGGCGCGGAATTCGATGGCGAAATCCTCTCGGAACTGGATGAGGGCATCCGCGACGAGGTGATCCACGTCCTGCGGCCTGACGTTCTGGCCGAAGCGGTCCGGGACATGGAATCGGACGACGTGGTCGATCTGGTCGAGGATCTGGACGAAGAGGCGCAGGAGGCGATCCTTGCGACGCTCGAAGACGCAGATCGTGTCGCGGTTCAGCAGTCTCTGTCCTACCCGGAATATTCCGCCGGTCGTCTGATGCAGCGCGAAGTCGTGATGGCGCCGGAGCATTGGAGCGTCGGGCAGGCCATAGATTTCATGCGCAAATCCGAAAGCCTGCCGGAAGATTTCTACCACGTCGTGCTGATCGACCCGAAAATGCATGCGGTGGGGCACGTCACGCTGGGCAAAATCCTTGGCGCGCCGCGAGCGCAGCCTTTGACAGAACTGTTGGAGCCGGGCTTTCGCACTTTCCGCGTCGACGAAAGCGAAACCGACGTCGCCTATGCCTTTAACCAATATCACATGATCGCCGCCCCGGTGGTGGATGCGGACGAGCGTGTCGTTGGCGTCATCACCATCGACGATGCGATGAACGTTTTGGACGAAGAGCACGAAGAGGACATCATGCGCCTCGCCGGTGTGGGCGAGGGCTCTCTGGCCGACCGTGTGATGGACACGGTCAAACAGCGCATTCCCTGGCTCGCGGTGAACCTCGTGACGGCGATCCTGGCCTCTTTGGTGATCGCGCAATTCGAAGACACGATTGCGCAATTCGTGGCGCTGGCCGTGTTGATGCCGATTGTGGCCTCCATGGGGGGCAATGCGGGCACGCAGGCGCTGACGGTCGCCGTGCGCGCCATTGCCACGCGCGATTTGACCGGCGCCAACGTCTGGCGGGTCATTCGACGCGAGGTGCTTGTGGGCCTCGCCAATGGCATTGTCTTTGCCGTGATCATGGGGGCGGTCGGCATCCTCTGGTTCGGGTCTCCGGAGCTGGGTGCGGTGATTGGCGCGGCCATGGTGATCAACCTGGTGATCGCGGGGCTTGCGGGCATCGGCATCCCGGTCGTTTTGGAACGTCTGGGCGTCGACCCGGCTTTGGCGTCGGGCGCTTTCGTGACCACGGTGACGGATGTGGTCGGCTTTTTTGCCTTCCTCGGACTTGCGGGGGTGGTGCTTCTGTGA
- the guaD gene encoding guanine deaminase, with product MDKLIAGQVVTYHGDPFDIPAEEAVQVLSDAAILVRDGKVVSLGGRDHMRAKHPEADFFDHGPALIVPGFIDAHAHYPQTAMIASWGKRLIDWLNTYTFPEEAKFSDRGYADDIAGRYLDLLLANGTTTVTSFCTVHPGSVDALFEAAERRNMRIVAGKTCMDRWETTPEFLRDTPQSAYDDSKALIARWHGKGRATYAITPRFSPTSTPEQLDALGRLWDEHPTCLMQTHLSEQTDEIDWVKGLYPEARDYLDTYEQFGLVREGALFGHSIHLEPREIAHLRAMDCSLIHCPTSNTFIGSGLFDTGARKADGLRVGLATDTGGGSSFSMLRTMAATYEIGQLRHTAIHPAQLLWLATQGSAEALRMEDKIGSIAPGMEADFAVIDLASTPAIAQRAITANTIWEEIFPTIMMGDDRAVIASYVMGERAAV from the coding sequence ATGGACAAGCTGATTGCAGGACAGGTCGTCACCTATCACGGTGACCCTTTCGACATCCCCGCCGAAGAGGCCGTTCAGGTCCTAAGCGACGCCGCGATTCTGGTGCGGGACGGCAAGGTGGTCTCTCTGGGCGGGCGCGATCACATGCGCGCGAAACACCCGGAGGCTGATTTCTTCGACCATGGCCCCGCGCTCATCGTGCCCGGCTTCATCGACGCCCACGCGCATTACCCGCAGACCGCGATGATCGCGAGTTGGGGCAAGCGCCTGATCGACTGGCTCAACACTTACACTTTCCCCGAGGAGGCCAAGTTTTCGGATCGCGGCTATGCCGATGACATCGCCGGGCGCTATCTCGATCTCTTGCTGGCGAATGGCACCACCACGGTGACGTCGTTCTGCACCGTGCATCCCGGCTCGGTCGATGCGCTGTTCGAGGCCGCAGAACGCCGCAACATGCGGATCGTTGCGGGCAAGACCTGTATGGACCGTTGGGAAACCACGCCCGAGTTCCTGCGCGACACGCCGCAATCCGCCTATGACGACAGCAAAGCCCTGATCGCGCGGTGGCATGGCAAGGGCCGCGCCACCTATGCGATCACGCCGCGCTTCTCGCCGACCTCGACGCCGGAGCAACTCGATGCCTTGGGGCGGCTTTGGGACGAACACCCGACATGCCTGATGCAGACGCATCTTTCCGAGCAGACCGACGAGATCGACTGGGTCAAAGGCCTCTACCCCGAGGCGCGCGATTATCTCGACACTTATGAGCAGTTCGGGCTGGTACGTGAAGGCGCGCTGTTCGGCCATTCCATCCACCTTGAACCGCGCGAGATTGCGCATCTTCGGGCGATGGATTGCTCGCTCATTCACTGCCCGACATCGAACACTTTCATCGGCTCCGGCCTTTTTGACACGGGCGCGCGCAAGGCCGACGGGCTGCGCGTGGGGCTCGCGACCGACACCGGCGGCGGCTCGTCGTTCTCGATGCTGCGCACCATGGCTGCGACCTACGAAATTGGCCAGCTCCGCCATACGGCGATCCACCCGGCACAGCTTTTGTGGCTCGCCACGCAAGGCTCGGCGGAGGCCCTTCGGATGGAAGATAAAATCGGGTCCATCGCGCCCGGCATGGAGGCGGATTTCGCGGTGATCGACCTGGCCTCGACGCCTGCGATTGCCCAACGCGCCATCACCGCGAACACGATCTGGGAAGAGATTTTCCCGACCATCATGATGGGCGACGATCGCGCGGTGATTGCGAGCTATGTGATGGGCGAACGGGCGGCGGTTTGA
- a CDS encoding CAP domain-containing protein: MTILRAFMMMTLTVGIGAGAAQAADVRPLPKATISVAVSNPQTTTQDLLTAMNAERRAKGLRKLRLVPALSKAAQAHVNDMMRRQYFAHISPEGARPIHRAAKQGYKGCLVAENLSYSWKTVELAMAGWMRSDGHRANLLNRQMKDVGIGIGPNNLFVAVFAKPCR; this comes from the coding sequence ATGACAATTTTGCGCGCATTTATGATGATGACACTGACGGTTGGGATCGGCGCTGGCGCAGCTCAGGCCGCCGATGTGCGCCCCCTGCCGAAAGCAACGATTTCGGTGGCGGTGAGCAATCCGCAGACGACGACACAGGATTTGCTGACCGCGATGAATGCGGAGCGGCGCGCCAAGGGCCTGCGCAAGCTGCGACTGGTGCCAGCTCTGTCCAAAGCGGCGCAGGCCCATGTCAACGACATGATGCGCCGCCAATACTTCGCGCATATCTCGCCCGAAGGCGCCCGCCCGATCCACCGCGCCGCGAAACAGGGCTACAAAGGTTGTCTCGTGGCGGAAAACCTGTCTTACAGTTGGAAAACTGTCGAGCTGGCCATGGCCGGCTGGATGAGATCCGACGGCCACCGCGCGAATTTGTTGAACCGCCAGATGAAAGATGTAGGCATCGGCATCGGGCCGAACAATCTGTTTGTGGCGGTCTTTGCCAAGCCCTGTCGGTGA
- a CDS encoding CAP domain-containing protein, whose protein sequence is MILLAACGPETGAGFGALTPVTTAATAAPSAMEEEAQIIAMINAERAKQGLVALSYNGQLATAAERHANDMAAQNYFSHTSKNGAQVGDRVRATGYCYSYLSENISGGYPTAQQAVLGWMASSGHRKNILSTQVNEIGIGTGAGGMRVAVFARGC, encoded by the coding sequence ATGATCTTGCTGGCGGCCTGTGGCCCGGAAACCGGCGCGGGCTTTGGCGCATTGACGCCCGTCACGACGGCGGCCACCGCGGCGCCCTCAGCGATGGAAGAAGAGGCGCAGATCATCGCCATGATCAATGCGGAACGTGCGAAACAGGGGCTGGTGGCGCTGAGCTACAATGGACAGCTTGCGACGGCTGCGGAGCGGCACGCGAATGACATGGCCGCACAGAATTACTTTTCCCACACCAGCAAAAACGGGGCCCAAGTCGGCGATCGTGTGCGCGCGACGGGCTATTGTTACAGCTACCTGTCGGAGAATATCTCCGGCGGTTACCCGACCGCGCAGCAGGCGGTTCTGGGCTGGATGGCCTCCTCGGGGCATCGCAAGAATATCCTCTCCACGCAGGTCAATGAGATCGGCATCGGTACTGGCGCGGGCGGCATGCGTGTGGCGGTCTTCGCGCGGGGGTGCTGA
- a CDS encoding 8-oxoguanine deaminase — protein MHRCFLIRNADVILTMDDSRQEIKGGDILVRDGVIEAVGKGLYDDDAQIIDAEGCLVTPGLVNTHHHLYQTLTRAVPEAQDALLFGWLKTLYPIWSKFGPEHMRVSALVGLAELALSGCSTTSDHLYLYPNGARLDDTIEAAQAIGMRLHATRGSMSIGESAGGLPPDSLVEREADILNDCIRVIDAFHDPNPGAMIRVGVAPCSPFSVSRELMRDSAVLARDKGVMMHTHLAENDEDIAYSLEKFGMRPGQYAEELGWTGPDVWHAHCVKLDVSEVELFSKTGTGVAHCPCSNCRLGSGVAPVRGMRDAGVKVGLGVDGSASNDSGNLIIEARTAMLLQRVTYGADKMSPREMLWIATRGGAEVLGRDDIGILAPGKRADIAVWDMADVEAAGSWDPAALLLAGPMMVKDLFVEGRHVVADSWVTTIDVLSVVRHQTRLAKTLMDG, from the coding sequence ATGCACCGTTGTTTCCTGATCCGCAATGCCGATGTCATCCTGACGATGGACGACAGCCGACAGGAGATCAAAGGCGGTGATATTCTGGTCCGCGATGGCGTGATCGAAGCGGTCGGCAAGGGGCTTTACGACGACGACGCACAGATCATCGACGCCGAGGGCTGTTTGGTGACACCGGGCCTCGTCAACACCCATCACCATCTCTACCAAACGCTCACTCGCGCCGTGCCCGAGGCGCAGGATGCGCTTTTGTTCGGTTGGCTGAAAACGCTTTACCCGATCTGGTCCAAATTCGGCCCCGAACATATGCGGGTCTCGGCGCTTGTAGGGCTGGCGGAACTGGCGCTCTCGGGCTGTTCGACCACCTCGGACCACCTCTATCTCTACCCCAATGGCGCGCGGCTCGATGACACGATCGAGGCGGCGCAGGCCATCGGGATGCGGCTTCATGCGACGCGCGGCTCCATGTCCATCGGCGAAAGCGCGGGCGGTCTGCCGCCGGACAGTCTGGTCGAACGCGAAGCGGACATTCTGAACGATTGCATCCGGGTGATCGACGCCTTCCACGACCCGAACCCTGGCGCGATGATCCGTGTGGGCGTTGCGCCCTGTTCGCCCTTTTCCGTCTCGCGCGAGCTGATGCGCGACAGCGCCGTGCTCGCCCGCGACAAGGGCGTGATGATGCACACCCATTTGGCCGAGAATGACGAGGACATCGCCTATTCCCTGGAGAAATTCGGCATGCGGCCCGGGCAATATGCCGAAGAGCTGGGTTGGACCGGCCCCGATGTCTGGCACGCCCATTGTGTGAAACTCGACGTGTCGGAAGTGGAGCTGTTCTCCAAGACCGGCACCGGCGTGGCGCATTGCCCCTGTTCGAACTGTCGTCTTGGATCGGGCGTGGCGCCAGTGCGGGGCATGCGAGATGCGGGGGTGAAAGTGGGGCTTGGCGTCGATGGGTCTGCCTCGAACGACAGCGGCAACCTGATCATCGAGGCCCGCACCGCAATGCTGTTGCAACGCGTGACTTATGGCGCCGATAAAATGAGCCCGCGCGAGATGCTTTGGATCGCGACGCGGGGCGGGGCGGAGGTGCTGGGCCGCGATGACATTGGTATTCTGGCGCCCGGCAAGCGCGCGGACATCGCCGTGTGGGACATGGCCGATGTCGAAGCCGCCGGAAGCTGGGACCCGGCGGCCTTGTTGCTGGCCGGCCCGATGATGGTGAAAGACCTGTTTGTCGAGGGCCGCCATGTGGTGGCGGACAGTTGGGTGACGACGATTGATGTGCTTTCGGTGGTGCGCCATCAAACACGGCTGGCGAAGACATTGATGGACGGCTGA
- a CDS encoding inositol monophosphatase family protein has product MSTTGLSAQDHASIIATAEAAAEAAREITLRYFRGTALDTTSKLDAGFDPVTVADRGSEQAMRAVIEKMRPEDAILGEEFPMKPGTSGLTWVLDPIDGTRGFISGTPTWGVLIAVRDADSVLYGVIDQPYIGERFVGGLGTASLSGPHGTRDLGVRSGVSLEDAVIFSTFPEVGSETEGRAFQDLAARCKLTRYGMDCYAYALLAAGQIDLVVEAGLQSYDILAPIAVIEAAGGIVTDWQGGAVLDGGRVLAAASKELHQAALAVLSGY; this is encoded by the coding sequence ATGTCCACGACCGGCCTTTCCGCGCAAGACCACGCCTCGATCATCGCCACCGCCGAGGCCGCCGCAGAGGCCGCGCGCGAGATCACGCTGCGGTACTTCCGCGGCACGGCTTTGGACACCACGTCCAAACTCGACGCCGGTTTCGATCCGGTGACGGTGGCGGATCGCGGCTCTGAGCAGGCAATGCGGGCGGTGATCGAAAAGATGCGGCCCGAGGATGCCATTCTGGGCGAAGAGTTTCCAATGAAACCCGGTACGTCCGGTCTGACCTGGGTGCTCGATCCCATCGACGGCACGCGCGGGTTTATCTCCGGCACGCCGACCTGGGGCGTTCTGATCGCGGTGCGGGACGCCGACAGTGTGCTCTATGGCGTGATCGACCAGCCCTACATTGGCGAACGCTTCGTGGGCGGGTTGGGCACGGCCTCTCTCTCCGGCCCGCATGGCACCCGCGATCTGGGCGTGCGCTCTGGCGTCTCACTGGAAGACGCCGTGATCTTTTCGACCTTCCCCGAAGTGGGCAGTGAGACCGAAGGCCGAGCCTTCCAAGACCTCGCCGCGCGCTGCAAACTTACCCGCTACGGCATGGATTGCTACGCCTATGCGCTTTTGGCCGCGGGTCAGATTGATCTGGTGGTCGAGGCCGGATTGCAAAGCTACGACATCCTCGCCCCCATCGCGGTGATCGAAGCCGCGGGCGGCATCGTCACCGATTGGCAGGGCGGGGCAGTTCTGGACGGCGGGCGCGTGTTGGCTGCGGCCAGCAAAGAGTTGCATCAGGCGGCATTGGCGGTACTCTCAGGGTATTGA
- a CDS encoding helix-turn-helix transcriptional regulator produces the protein MKHPVDVHVGKRIRHRRWMVGMTQQQLAEKVGIKFQQIQKYETGMNRVSASRLWDIAEALSVPVAFFFEGMETPMPTEVVAQPDEASVPADILADKEALELVRSYYAIPENQRRRLFELARVLSDVA, from the coding sequence ATGAAACACCCCGTGGATGTCCACGTTGGCAAGCGGATCCGCCATCGCCGGTGGATGGTTGGCATGACACAACAGCAGCTTGCTGAGAAGGTCGGGATCAAATTTCAACAGATCCAGAAATATGAAACGGGGATGAACCGGGTGTCTGCGTCTCGGCTTTGGGATATTGCCGAAGCGCTGTCTGTGCCGGTCGCGTTTTTCTTTGAGGGTATGGAAACGCCGATGCCGACTGAGGTTGTGGCACAGCCGGATGAAGCCAGCGTGCCCGCAGATATTCTCGCCGACAAGGAAGCGCTCGAACTGGTACGTTCCTATTACGCGATCCCTGAAAACCAGCGCCGGCGCCTGTTCGAACTGGCGCGTGTTCTGTCCGACGTGGCCTGA
- a CDS encoding NADPH:quinone oxidoreductase family protein encodes MTKTPTLDATTSSEIPTRACRVAGFDRPPTLEKIVLPPPGPQEVRVAIHASALNFADTLMCTGKYQDTPEPPFTLGLELAGEVTALGADVTGLSLGQRVAVYAGQGGLADTGNFPADRCVPIPEGLSFAEAAALQIAYGTSHMALDYKARLQPGERLVVTGAAGGVGLTAVEIGKLMGAEVIAIARGEEKLAIAKAAGADHLIDASAPDIREQIKALGGADVVYEAVGEPLYEACFRASNPDGRILLIGFAGGDLPRMKPNHMLVKNITAIGFYWGSYLGFNPAPLRASLKQLFDWAAEGRIKPHISHHLPLERFDEGLELLRARKATGKVVLEP; translated from the coding sequence ATGACGAAAACGCCCACGCTTGACGCAACGACATCATCCGAGATCCCCACCCGCGCCTGCCGTGTCGCGGGCTTTGATCGCCCCCCAACCCTCGAAAAGATCGTGCTGCCACCGCCCGGGCCGCAGGAGGTGCGCGTCGCGATCCACGCCAGCGCGCTCAACTTTGCCGACACGCTGATGTGCACCGGCAAGTATCAGGACACGCCGGAGCCGCCCTTCACATTAGGGCTGGAACTGGCGGGCGAAGTCACCGCCTTGGGGGCGGATGTCACGGGGCTCAGCCTCGGTCAACGCGTGGCGGTTTACGCCGGTCAGGGCGGCCTGGCGGATACGGGCAATTTTCCCGCCGACCGCTGTGTCCCGATCCCGGAGGGCTTGAGCTTTGCCGAGGCCGCAGCCCTTCAGATCGCCTACGGCACCTCGCATATGGCACTCGATTATAAGGCCCGGCTGCAACCCGGCGAACGTCTGGTCGTGACCGGAGCCGCAGGCGGCGTCGGTCTCACGGCGGTGGAAATCGGCAAGCTGATGGGCGCCGAGGTCATCGCGATTGCGCGCGGAGAGGAAAAGCTCGCCATCGCCAAAGCGGCGGGCGCCGATCACCTGATCGACGCCAGTGCACCCGACATTCGCGAACAGATCAAGGCCCTGGGCGGCGCAGATGTCGTCTATGAGGCGGTGGGCGAGCCTTTGTACGAGGCCTGCTTTCGCGCCAGCAATCCTGACGGGCGCATCCTTTTGATCGGCTTTGCCGGCGGCGATCTGCCAAGGATGAAACCCAACCACATGCTGGTGAAAAACATCACCGCCATCGGGTTTTATTGGGGCAGCTACCTGGGCTTTAACCCTGCCCCGCTGCGCGCCTCCCTCAAACAGCTTTTCGACTGGGCCGCTGAGGGCCGGATCAAACCGCATATCTCGCATCACCTGCCGCTGGAGCGGTTCGACGAGGGGCTGGAGCTTTTGCGTGCGCGTAAGGCGACGGGGAAAGTGGTGCTGGAGCCCTGA
- a CDS encoding acetyltransferase, with protein MLTSTMLTFRPSSDQDLSRVMEIWRRAVDATHHFLAPVDKSAIEAELMEFFPKVSLQLAVDAAGTPQGFMFLHDGHLEALFIDPDQHGKGIGKALISRAIAAHPELTTDVNEQNPEALAFYEHVGFVRTGTSSHDGQGRPYPLIHLRHQSPM; from the coding sequence ATGTTAACGAGCACCATGCTTACTTTCAGACCTTCATCAGATCAGGACTTGTCGCGCGTCATGGAGATATGGCGTCGGGCGGTCGACGCCACTCATCACTTCCTTGCGCCCGTCGACAAGTCGGCCATTGAGGCCGAGCTTATGGAGTTCTTCCCAAAGGTGAGCCTGCAACTTGCAGTCGATGCCGCAGGCACGCCGCAGGGTTTCATGTTTCTGCATGACGGTCATCTGGAGGCACTGTTTATCGACCCGGATCAACATGGAAAAGGGATCGGCAAAGCCCTCATATCGCGAGCCATCGCGGCCCATCCTGAGCTGACAACCGATGTGAATGAGCAAAACCCAGAGGCGCTCGCGTTCTATGAGCATGTCGGTTTCGTCCGCACGGGAACGTCTTCCCATGATGGGCAGGGAAGGCCTTACCCCCTCATTCATTTGCGGCATCAGTCACCTATGTGA
- a CDS encoding LysR family transcriptional regulator yields the protein MARNLDLTALRSFVTVADTGGVTRAAGALNLTQSAVSMQLKRLEESLDTKLLDRSARKIALTAAGEQLLSYARRMLELNDEVYNRLTATEYEGEIVLGVPHDIVYPSIPLVLQHFHADFPRMKVNLLSSFTMQLKEKFARGECDVILTTEDDLDVGGETLVELPLVWIGAPNGVAWRQRPLRLAFEHRCIFRKSVQEALDKAGIPWEVSIESDQSRTIEASVSADLAVHVMLEDTAPPYSQPIQHGGALPDLPRKKINLYCSDMMAGEAAERLRELLRQSYRNHRGSRLAAQ from the coding sequence GTGGCTAGAAACCTCGATCTGACCGCCCTGCGCTCTTTCGTCACCGTGGCCGACACCGGCGGCGTGACCCGTGCTGCGGGCGCGCTCAACCTGACGCAATCTGCCGTCTCAATGCAGCTCAAGCGTCTCGAAGAGAGCCTGGACACCAAGCTTTTGGACCGCAGCGCGCGCAAGATCGCGCTGACGGCGGCGGGGGAACAGCTTTTGTCCTATGCGCGGCGGATGTTGGAGCTGAACGACGAGGTCTACAATCGTCTGACCGCAACGGAATACGAGGGCGAGATCGTTCTCGGCGTGCCGCATGACATCGTCTACCCGTCTATTCCCTTGGTTTTGCAACATTTCCACGCGGATTTCCCGCGGATGAAGGTCAACCTGCTGTCTTCTTTCACGATGCAGCTCAAGGAAAAATTCGCGCGCGGCGAATGCGATGTGATCCTGACCACCGAGGACGATCTGGATGTCGGTGGCGAGACTTTGGTGGAACTGCCCCTCGTGTGGATCGGTGCGCCCAATGGCGTGGCATGGCGTCAACGCCCGCTGCGTCTGGCCTTTGAGCATCGCTGCATCTTTCGCAAAAGCGTTCAGGAGGCTTTGGATAAGGCAGGCATCCCTTGGGAAGTCTCGATCGAAAGTGACCAATCGCGCACCATCGAGGCCTCTGTTTCCGCCGATCTCGCGGTGCATGTGATGCTCGAAGACACCGCGCCGCCCTATTCCCAGCCGATCCAACACGGCGGCGCCCTGCCGGACCTGCCGCGCAAAAAGATCAACCTCTACTGCTCCGACATGATGGCGGGCGAGGCGGCGGAACGTCTGCGTGAGTTGCTACGCCAATCCTATCGCAACCACCGGGGGTCACGTTTGGCGGCGCAGTAG
- a CDS encoding DUF1127 domain-containing protein produces MSSSIFAPTSARGATCARPSRSVFGRLRVAFALSKQRRELAALDDAILKDIGLTREQALKESERPVWDAPRNWMR; encoded by the coding sequence ATGTCTTCGTCGATTTTTGCACCGACTTCCGCTCGCGGCGCCACCTGCGCACGCCCCTCTCGTTCTGTCTTCGGACGCCTCCGCGTGGCCTTCGCCCTGTCCAAACAACGCCGCGAACTGGCCGCTCTGGACGATGCGATTCTGAAGGACATCGGCCTGACCCGTGAGCAAGCCCTCAAAGAATCCGAGCGCCCGGTCTGGGATGCCCCGCGCAACTGGATGCGCTGA
- a CDS encoding Bax inhibitor-1/YccA family protein, which produces MADYRTINAGVGARSAEIDAGLRAHMNKVYGTMSVGLLVTALAAWALSNLAVSATPTEYQIGANEYLTSLGYALYVSPLKWVIMFAPLAMVFGFGAIVSRLSAAATQTYFYVYAALMGLSLSSIFLVFTGASIAQTFLVTSAAFAGLSLWGYTTKKDISGWGSFLIMGVIGLVLASIVNIFLKSSGLEFAISAIGVLIFAGLTAYDTQKIKTDYISHAHAMDGEWLAKSAIMGALNLYLDFINLFMFLLQFLGNRD; this is translated from the coding sequence ATGGCTGACTACAGAACGATCAACGCTGGTGTCGGCGCACGCTCGGCTGAGATCGACGCCGGCCTTCGCGCCCACATGAACAAGGTCTACGGCACGATGTCCGTGGGTCTTCTGGTGACCGCTCTGGCCGCTTGGGCGCTGTCCAACCTGGCCGTAAGCGCCACCCCGACCGAATATCAGATCGGTGCCAATGAATACCTCACGAGCCTCGGCTATGCGCTTTACGTCTCGCCGCTCAAATGGGTGATCATGTTCGCGCCGCTCGCCATGGTCTTTGGCTTTGGCGCCATCGTGTCCCGCCTCTCGGCGGCCGCGACCCAGACCTATTTCTACGTCTACGCGGCGCTTATGGGCCTGTCCTTGAGCTCGATCTTCCTCGTGTTCACCGGCGCCTCCATCGCGCAGACCTTCCTCGTGACCTCCGCGGCCTTCGCGGGCCTGTCGCTTTGGGGCTACACCACCAAAAAAGACATCTCCGGTTGGGGCTCCTTCCTGATCATGGGTGTGATCGGTCTGGTTCTCGCCTCGATCGTCAACATCTTCCTCAAGTCCTCCGGTCTTGAGTTCGCGATCTCCGCGATCGGTGTGCTGATCTTCGCAGGCCTCACCGCCTACGACACGCAAAAGATCAAAACCGACTATATCTCCCACGCCCATGCGATGGACGGGGAATGGTTGGCGAAATCCGCGATCATGGGGGCACTGAACCTCTATCTCGATTTCATCAACCTGTTCATGTTCCTGCTGCAATTCTTGGGCAACCGGGACTGA
- a CDS encoding GNAT family N-acetyltransferase, whose translation MPADTAEIDALFRASYGQLLKQHYSAAILNAALPALLHTAPRLLNSGTFFVAETGGGEIIAAGGWTQATPFGGVGPREIGHMRRVAVHPDHTRRGVGSVLLGHIFENAQRTGVERMCSLSTLTARAFYEAHGFEASGDVDLALKPGVYLPAIQMARDL comes from the coding sequence ATGCCGGCCGATACCGCGGAGATCGACGCGCTCTTTCGTGCCTCCTACGGTCAGCTCCTGAAACAACACTACTCGGCCGCCATTCTCAATGCAGCCCTGCCAGCCTTGTTACATACGGCGCCACGGCTCTTGAATTCTGGCACGTTTTTCGTGGCTGAAACCGGCGGGGGCGAGATCATCGCCGCAGGCGGCTGGACGCAGGCGACGCCTTTTGGTGGGGTCGGTCCGCGCGAGATCGGTCATATGCGTCGTGTCGCCGTGCACCCGGATCACACCCGGCGGGGTGTGGGCTCGGTTCTGCTCGGGCATATCTTTGAGAATGCACAGCGAACGGGTGTGGAGCGGATGTGTTCCCTGTCGACGCTGACGGCGCGGGCGTTCTATGAGGCGCATGGGTTCGAGGCCTCGGGCGATGTGGATCTGGCGTTGAAACCCGGAGTCTACCTGCCCGCGATCCAGATGGCCCGCGATCTCTGA
- the rpmG gene encoding 50S ribosomal protein L33, with amino-acid sequence MAKPTTIKIRLNSTADTGHFYVTKKNARTMTEKMVVKKYDPVARKHVEYKEGKIK; translated from the coding sequence ATGGCGAAGCCGACGACGATCAAAATCCGTCTCAACTCGACCGCGGACACGGGCCACTTTTACGTGACCAAAAAGAACGCCCGCACCATGACCGAAAAGATGGTCGTAAAAAAATACGACCCGGTTGCGCGTAAGCACGTCGAGTACAAAGAAGGCAAAATCAAGTAA